A window of the Nocardia sp. NBC_01329 genome harbors these coding sequences:
- a CDS encoding acetoacetate--CoA ligase yields the protein MEPQWVPSERDIADARVTDFARFVAARSGTELPDYQTLWRWSVDNLAEFWLAVWEYFELGPVAGEVLPCPEMPGTRWFPGTTLNYVDRVVAQARSDRPAILQVTEDSDEVVATSWAELLARVAAFARTLRDLGVRPGDRVVGYLPDISETVVAFLGTVAVGAVWSACGQDYSAKAALDRLGQLEPVVLVTADGYRYGGKTHDKSADVAVLRAGLDTVRTTVVVSRLGVEIPDSTPWSTATDPAGGGPLPETEIVDFAHPLWIVFSSGTTGLPKGIVHGHGGVLLEHLKAIALQSDIGPDDTFLWYTSPSWMMWNFQVAGLLAGATIVCYDGSPAHPRPDALWEITARTRATVLGTSPGYVLGCIKAGAVPRTDHDLSALRLIGITGSALPAASALWLRDNAGDIPVASISGGTDVVSAFAGGVRTVPVWPGELSAPYLGVALDAFDEVGQPVRGEVGELVITAPMPSMPIYFWRDPQGARYYDAYFDAFPGVWRHGDWITFTGRGSVVVHGRSDSTLNRHGIRMGSADIYQAVERLPEVAEALVIGAEQPDGGYWMPLFVVLAPGAELTDALRGRINEVIRTEVSPRHVPDEILAAPAVPHTRTGKKLEVPIKRLFQGADPARVVERSAVDDPALLDWYTGIRPPAQR from the coding sequence GTGGAACCACAGTGGGTACCGAGCGAACGGGATATCGCCGACGCCCGGGTCACCGATTTCGCCCGCTTCGTCGCCGCGCGTTCCGGTACGGAACTACCGGACTACCAAACACTCTGGCGATGGTCGGTGGATAATCTGGCCGAGTTCTGGCTGGCGGTGTGGGAGTACTTCGAGCTCGGGCCTGTCGCCGGGGAGGTGCTGCCCTGTCCGGAGATGCCCGGGACGCGCTGGTTTCCCGGTACGACGTTGAACTATGTGGACCGGGTGGTCGCGCAGGCGCGGTCCGACCGGCCGGCGATCCTGCAGGTCACCGAAGACAGCGACGAGGTCGTGGCGACCTCGTGGGCGGAGCTGCTGGCCCGGGTGGCCGCGTTCGCTCGAACCTTGCGCGACCTCGGTGTCCGGCCCGGTGACCGAGTGGTCGGCTATCTGCCCGATATCTCCGAGACCGTGGTGGCGTTCCTAGGGACCGTGGCGGTCGGGGCGGTCTGGAGCGCTTGTGGGCAGGACTATTCGGCCAAGGCGGCACTGGACCGGCTGGGGCAGTTGGAGCCCGTCGTCCTGGTCACCGCGGACGGGTACCGGTACGGCGGGAAGACCCACGACAAGAGCGCCGATGTCGCCGTGTTGCGTGCCGGTCTGGATACCGTGCGCACCACCGTCGTGGTGTCCCGGCTGGGTGTCGAGATCCCCGACAGCACACCGTGGTCGACCGCGACCGATCCCGCCGGTGGTGGTCCGCTCCCGGAGACCGAGATCGTCGATTTCGCACATCCGCTGTGGATCGTTTTCTCCTCCGGTACCACCGGTCTGCCCAAGGGGATTGTGCACGGGCACGGCGGCGTACTGCTCGAACATCTCAAAGCCATAGCCCTGCAATCGGATATCGGCCCCGACGACACCTTCCTCTGGTACACCAGCCCGAGCTGGATGATGTGGAATTTCCAGGTAGCCGGTCTGCTCGCCGGGGCGACCATCGTCTGTTACGACGGCAGCCCGGCCCATCCGCGGCCGGATGCGCTCTGGGAGATCACCGCCCGCACCCGCGCCACCGTGCTCGGCACCAGTCCGGGTTATGTCCTCGGCTGTATCAAGGCGGGCGCGGTACCGCGTACCGATCACGACCTGTCCGCGCTGCGGCTCATCGGGATCACCGGTTCCGCATTGCCCGCGGCCTCGGCGCTGTGGTTACGCGACAATGCCGGCGATATCCCGGTGGCGTCCATCAGCGGCGGTACCGATGTCGTCTCGGCGTTCGCCGGTGGGGTGCGTACTGTGCCGGTCTGGCCGGGTGAACTGTCGGCGCCCTACCTGGGTGTCGCGCTCGACGCCTTCGACGAAGTCGGGCAGCCGGTGCGCGGCGAGGTCGGTGAACTCGTGATCACCGCCCCGATGCCGTCCATGCCGATCTATTTCTGGCGCGACCCCCAGGGCGCCCGCTACTACGACGCCTACTTCGACGCCTTTCCCGGAGTCTGGCGTCACGGCGACTGGATCACGTTCACCGGGCGCGGCAGCGTCGTGGTGCACGGGCGTTCCGATTCCACGCTCAACCGGCACGGGATCCGGATGGGTAGCGCCGATATCTATCAAGCGGTGGAGCGGCTGCCCGAGGTGGCCGAAGCGCTGGTCATCGGTGCCGAACAGCCGGACGGCGGCTATTGGATGCCATTGTTCGTGGTGCTGGCGCCCGGTGCCGAACTCACCGACGCGCTGCGCGGCCGGATCAACGAGGTGATCCGTACCGAGGTCTCGCCGCGGCACGTGCCCGACGAGATCCTGGCCGCCCCGGCCGTACCGCACACTCGTACCGGTAAGAAGCTCGAGGTCCCGATCAAACGCCTGTTCCAGGGCGCCGACCCGGCGCGCGTGGTGGAACGCAGCGCCGTCGACGACCCGGCCCTGCTCGACTGGTACACCGGGATCCGCCCACCGGCCCAGCGCTGA
- a CDS encoding HpcH/HpaI aldolase/citrate lyase family protein has product MTDQHNVDATWQSPGPAWLFCPADRPERYRKAADAADVVILDLEDGVAPADKPDARAALVATPLDPATTVVRVNPAGTPDHELDLATLRHTGYRLVMLPKTESIHQVTGLSQYQVLALIETPLGALEIRQIASAANTRGVMCGVEDLVAAMGGTGTRRPDGSYRDVALHLRSAGLLAAKSHGRLALDMVYLNIRDLDGLRVEAEDAVAVGFDIKVAIHPAQIPVIRAAYAPSQDEVDWARGVLAAAPNHRGVFAYEGRMVDAPLLRHAEQLLQRAQE; this is encoded by the coding sequence GTGACCGATCAGCACAACGTGGACGCCACCTGGCAGTCCCCCGGACCGGCGTGGTTGTTCTGTCCCGCAGATCGTCCCGAGCGCTACCGCAAGGCCGCCGATGCCGCCGATGTGGTGATCCTCGACCTCGAGGACGGCGTGGCCCCCGCCGATAAACCCGATGCCCGTGCAGCCCTCGTGGCGACCCCGCTCGACCCCGCGACCACCGTCGTCCGGGTCAATCCGGCGGGCACCCCCGACCACGAACTGGACCTGGCAACATTGCGCCACACCGGCTACCGCCTGGTGATGCTGCCCAAGACCGAGTCGATCCATCAGGTGACGGGGTTGTCCCAGTACCAGGTGCTCGCGCTGATCGAAACTCCGCTGGGCGCGCTGGAGATCCGGCAGATCGCTTCGGCCGCCAATACTCGCGGCGTGATGTGCGGGGTGGAGGATCTGGTTGCCGCGATGGGCGGTACCGGCACCCGCCGGCCCGACGGTAGCTATCGCGATGTGGCGCTGCACCTGCGCAGCGCCGGCCTGCTCGCCGCCAAGTCACACGGGCGGCTGGCCCTGGACATGGTGTACCTGAATATTCGCGATCTCGACGGCCTGCGGGTCGAGGCCGAGGACGCGGTGGCGGTGGGCTTCGATATCAAGGTCGCCATCCATCCCGCGCAGATCCCGGTCATCAGGGCCGCGTACGCGCCGTCACAGGACGAGGTCGACTGGGCCCGGGGTGTACTCGCCGCCGCACCGAACCATCGCGGTGTCTTCGCCTACGAGGGCCGGATGGTGGACGCACCCCTGCTCCGGCACGCCGAACAACTCCTGCAGCGCGCGCAGGAGTAA
- a CDS encoding MaoC family dehydratase, with product MSGEKITKDVDHDISGLQRVVQTGLWFEELETGVLYEHRPGRTMTETDNVLFSTLTMNTQGLHIDKAFSDAQEPFHERLVNSLFTLGTMIGQAVAHLTQGTTVANLGFEEVTFPAPLFHGDTVYTETVVLDKRESKSRPGQGVVTFRHVARNQHGTVVGVAVRNALIRLRPAGEQV from the coding sequence ATGAGCGGCGAGAAGATCACCAAGGACGTCGACCACGATATCTCCGGCCTCCAACGGGTCGTCCAGACCGGTTTGTGGTTCGAGGAACTCGAGACCGGGGTTCTCTACGAGCACCGTCCCGGCCGGACCATGACCGAAACCGATAACGTCCTGTTCAGCACTTTGACCATGAACACCCAGGGTTTGCACATCGACAAGGCTTTCAGTGATGCCCAGGAGCCGTTCCACGAGCGGCTGGTGAACTCCCTGTTCACCCTGGGCACCATGATCGGGCAGGCGGTGGCGCACCTGACGCAGGGCACCACAGTCGCCAACCTCGGCTTCGAGGAAGTGACGTTCCCGGCGCCCTTGTTCCACGGCGACACCGTGTACACCGAGACCGTGGTGCTCGATAAACGGGAATCGAAGAGCCGTCCCGGTCAAGGCGTGGTCACCTTCCGGCACGTCGCCCGCAATCAGCACGGCACCGTGGTCGGGGTGGCCGTCCGCAACGCGCTGATCCGGTTGCGACCGGCCGGGGAGCAGGTATGA
- a CDS encoding acyl-CoA dehydrogenase family protein translates to MTDFLSTGTLPEHYRDLALTVRDFANQVVAPVAAKHDAEHSFPYEVVAGMARMGLFGLPFPEEYGGMGGDYFALCLALEELGKIDQSVAITLEAGVSLGAMPIYRFGNERQKQEWLPRLASGQNLGAFGLTEAGAGSDAGGTRTTAVEDGDSWVINGSKQFITNSGTDITALITVTAVTGQTAGKKEISTVLVPADTPGFTAEPAYDKVGWNASDTHPLTFDDVRVPKENLLGERGRGYANFLRILDEGRIAIAALSVGAAQGCVDECVRYAGEREAFGKTIGSNQAIAFKIARMEARAHTARTAYYDAAALMLSGKPFKKQASIAKLVASEAAMDNSRDATQIFGGYGFMNEYPVARHYRDSKILEIGEGTTEVQLMLIGRELGL, encoded by the coding sequence GTGACCGATTTCCTTTCCACCGGCACACTGCCCGAGCACTACCGCGACCTGGCGCTGACCGTCCGGGATTTCGCGAATCAGGTGGTCGCCCCCGTGGCGGCGAAACACGATGCCGAGCACAGCTTCCCGTACGAAGTCGTCGCGGGGATGGCACGGATGGGCCTGTTCGGGCTGCCGTTCCCGGAAGAGTACGGCGGGATGGGCGGCGACTATTTCGCGCTCTGCCTCGCCCTCGAGGAACTCGGCAAGATCGACCAGAGCGTAGCCATCACGCTCGAGGCCGGTGTCTCGCTCGGTGCCATGCCGATCTACCGCTTCGGAAACGAGAGACAGAAACAGGAGTGGTTGCCGCGCCTGGCGAGCGGACAGAACCTCGGCGCGTTCGGGCTCACCGAGGCCGGAGCCGGAAGCGACGCGGGCGGGACCCGCACGACCGCCGTCGAAGACGGTGACAGCTGGGTGATCAACGGCAGCAAACAGTTCATCACCAACTCCGGCACCGATATCACCGCCCTGATCACGGTGACCGCGGTGACCGGGCAGACCGCGGGTAAAAAGGAGATCTCCACCGTTCTGGTACCCGCGGACACCCCCGGATTCACCGCCGAACCCGCCTACGACAAGGTCGGCTGGAACGCCTCGGACACCCATCCGCTCACCTTCGACGACGTCCGGGTGCCCAAGGAGAACCTGCTCGGCGAACGCGGCCGCGGCTACGCCAACTTCCTGCGCATCCTCGACGAGGGACGGATCGCCATCGCGGCGCTGTCCGTGGGCGCCGCCCAGGGTTGCGTGGACGAATGCGTACGTTACGCCGGCGAGCGGGAGGCGTTCGGAAAAACGATCGGGAGCAACCAGGCGATCGCGTTCAAGATCGCCCGCATGGAGGCCCGCGCCCATACCGCCCGCACCGCCTACTACGACGCCGCCGCGCTCATGCTGTCCGGCAAACCCTTCAAGAAGCAGGCTTCCATCGCCAAACTGGTGGCCAGCGAGGCTGCCATGGACAATTCCCGCGACGCCACCCAGATCTTCGGCGGCTACGGATTCATGAACGAATACCCGGTGGCGCGGCACTACCGGGACAGCAAGATCCTCGAAATCGGCGAGGGCACCACGGAGGTACAACTCATGCTGATCGGTCGGGAGCTCGGTCTATGA
- a CDS encoding ATP-binding protein codes for MLNSDHPLPFDTVLVANRGEIAVRVIRTLRAMGLRSVAVYSDADTRAAHVRAADTAVRLGPAPARDSYLNIERIVDAARRTGAGAVHPGYGFLSENAAFATALDAAGLVFLGPAAKAIEIMGDKITAKTTVAASGVPVVPGIAEPGLTDTALIAAATDIGYPVLVKPSAGGGGKGMRRVDDPADLPAALVSARREAASAFGDDTLFLERFVNRPRHIEVQILADTHGTVLHLGERECSLQRRHQKVIEEAPSPLLDPATRARIGAAACDTARSVDYVGAGTVEFIVSADRPDEFFFMEMNTRLQVEHPVTELVTGFDLVECQVRIAAGQRIRLQQDDIRLRGHAVEARVYAEDPARDFLPTGGTVLDLAEPGGPGVRVDSGLALGTVVGSDYDPMLAKVVAHGHDRDTALATLDRALGDTVLLGVRTNIDFLRFLLADVDVVAGRLDTALLDRRAGDFRAPPVADDVLAAAAMYRWLRRWPASAADPWAYPNGWRVGAQAPIRIRLAGGDRVVHVHLTGTPDAAEVRIEDGEPATATAEIGPGEATAGVPAGAVVRAVTLTLDGVRRDYRIAESEATIWVAGASGVALLRELAEESVRAGDATVHDAEIRSPMPGTVLAVTAESGKPVRAGEPILVVEAMKMEHSLTAPLAGTVEILVPAGASVRLDEVLARVHPEPAPGTDPEPGTAPATEPAPS; via the coding sequence ATGCTGAATTCCGATCACCCGCTGCCCTTCGACACGGTGCTGGTGGCCAATCGCGGTGAAATCGCGGTACGGGTCATCCGGACATTGCGGGCCATGGGCCTGCGCTCGGTCGCGGTCTACAGCGACGCCGACACCCGAGCCGCCCATGTCCGAGCCGCGGATACCGCGGTGCGGCTGGGTCCGGCACCCGCCCGGGACAGCTACCTGAATATCGAGCGGATCGTCGACGCCGCGCGTCGTACCGGAGCCGGTGCCGTCCACCCCGGATACGGGTTCCTCTCCGAGAACGCCGCTTTCGCCACCGCGCTGGACGCTGCCGGGCTCGTCTTCCTGGGTCCTGCGGCGAAGGCGATCGAGATCATGGGTGACAAGATCACCGCCAAAACCACAGTCGCCGCATCCGGCGTACCGGTGGTCCCGGGGATCGCCGAACCCGGGCTGACCGATACCGCGCTGATCGCGGCGGCCACCGATATCGGTTACCCGGTACTGGTGAAACCGTCCGCCGGCGGTGGCGGCAAGGGGATGCGGCGGGTCGACGATCCCGCCGATCTGCCCGCCGCACTGGTCAGCGCCCGGCGGGAGGCCGCGTCGGCGTTCGGTGACGACACCCTGTTCCTGGAGCGTTTCGTCAACCGGCCCCGGCATATCGAGGTGCAGATCCTGGCCGATACCCACGGCACCGTCCTACATCTGGGCGAACGCGAATGCAGCCTGCAACGACGGCACCAGAAGGTGATCGAGGAAGCGCCGTCGCCACTGCTCGACCCCGCCACTCGCGCCCGGATCGGTGCCGCCGCCTGCGATACCGCCCGCAGTGTCGACTATGTGGGCGCGGGCACGGTGGAGTTCATCGTCTCCGCCGACCGGCCCGACGAGTTCTTCTTCATGGAGATGAACACCCGTCTGCAGGTGGAACATCCGGTCACCGAGCTGGTCACCGGGTTCGATCTGGTGGAATGCCAGGTGCGGATCGCGGCCGGCCAGCGGATCCGGTTGCAACAGGACGATATCCGGCTGCGCGGCCACGCCGTGGAGGCCCGGGTGTACGCCGAGGATCCGGCCCGCGACTTCCTACCGACCGGTGGCACCGTCCTGGACCTGGCCGAACCCGGCGGCCCGGGGGTGCGGGTGGATTCCGGGCTCGCGCTGGGCACGGTGGTGGGCAGCGATTACGACCCGATGCTCGCCAAGGTCGTCGCGCACGGTCACGATCGCGATACCGCGCTGGCCACCCTGGACCGCGCACTCGGCGATACGGTCCTGCTCGGAGTCCGGACCAATATCGATTTCCTGCGTTTCCTGCTGGCCGATGTGGATGTGGTGGCGGGCCGGCTGGACACCGCGCTGCTGGACCGTCGGGCCGGTGATTTCCGGGCACCACCGGTCGCCGACGACGTTCTCGCGGCCGCGGCGATGTACCGGTGGTTGCGGCGCTGGCCGGCGAGTGCGGCCGACCCGTGGGCGTATCCGAACGGCTGGCGGGTCGGTGCCCAGGCGCCGATCCGGATCCGGCTGGCAGGCGGGGACCGCGTGGTGCACGTCCACCTCACCGGCACACCCGATGCCGCCGAAGTGCGGATCGAGGACGGCGAACCGGCCACCGCGACGGCCGAGATCGGTCCCGGCGAGGCGACCGCCGGGGTCCCGGCCGGGGCCGTGGTCCGCGCGGTGACCCTCACCCTGGACGGTGTCCGCCGCGACTACCGGATCGCGGAATCCGAGGCCACGATCTGGGTCGCCGGCGCGTCCGGAGTGGCGCTGCTGCGCGAACTGGCCGAGGAATCCGTGCGCGCCGGTGACGCCACCGTGCACGACGCCGAGATCCGCAGTCCCATGCCGGGAACGGTGCTCGCTGTGACGGCGGAATCCGGCAAGCCGGTGCGTGCGGGCGAACCGATCCTGGTGGTCGAGGCCATGAAGATGGAGCATTCGCTCACCGCGCCACTGGCCGGCACTGTCGAAATACTCGTCCCGGCGGGCGCTTCGGTGCGGTTGGACGAGGTACTCGCGCGGGTGCACCCCGAGCCCGCACCCGGGACGGACCCGGAGCCCGGCACCGCGCCTGCCACCGAACCCGCCCCGAGCTGA
- a CDS encoding carboxyl transferase domain-containing protein, producing the protein MTRTASPAPATRPGSDNRTANLALAGRLRHRLTETARGGPEKARQRHIARGKLLPRDRVDQLLDTGSPFLELSPLAADGMYGGDCPGAGIITGIGRVSGRECVIVANDATVKGGTYYPVTVKKHLRAQEVALHNNLPCVYLVDSGGAYLPEQDDVFPDREHFGRIFYNQATMSARGIAQIAAVMGSCTAGGAYVPAMSDEAVIVRDQGTIFLGGPPLVKAATGEVVTAEELGGGALHSRTSGVTDHLADDDRDALRTVRRIVATLGPRPDPVWEVRPAREPAAPVDELYDIVPADLRTPYDVREVIARIVDSDSDSDSDSGGAAGFHEFKAEYGTTLVTGFAHIHGHPVGIVANNGVLFSESAMKGAHFIELCDKRGIPLLFLQNITGFMVGRDYEAGGIAKHGAKMVTAVACARVPKLTVVIGGSYGAGNYSMCGRAYSPRFLWMWPNARISVMGGEQAASVLATVRGDQLDGNGRPWSEADREAFKEPIRRQYEEQGNPYYSTARLWDDGVIDPADTRTVLGLALSVCAQAPLEPVSYGVFRM; encoded by the coding sequence ATGACCCGCACCGCGAGCCCAGCGCCCGCCACCCGGCCCGGATCCGATAACCGAACCGCGAACCTCGCCCTGGCCGGCCGGCTGCGGCATCGGCTCACCGAAACCGCCCGGGGCGGCCCGGAGAAGGCCCGGCAGCGTCATATCGCCCGCGGCAAACTCCTGCCGCGCGACCGGGTAGACCAACTGCTCGACACCGGCAGCCCGTTCCTGGAACTGTCCCCGCTGGCCGCCGACGGTATGTACGGCGGCGACTGCCCCGGCGCCGGCATCATCACCGGCATCGGACGCGTCTCCGGGCGCGAATGCGTGATCGTCGCCAACGACGCCACGGTCAAGGGCGGGACCTACTACCCCGTCACGGTGAAGAAGCACCTGCGCGCCCAAGAGGTCGCGCTGCACAACAATCTGCCGTGCGTGTACCTGGTGGATTCCGGCGGCGCCTACCTGCCCGAACAGGACGACGTATTCCCCGATCGCGAACATTTCGGCCGAATCTTCTACAACCAGGCCACCATGAGCGCCCGCGGGATCGCCCAGATCGCCGCTGTCATGGGGTCGTGCACCGCGGGCGGGGCGTACGTCCCGGCGATGAGCGACGAGGCGGTTATCGTGCGCGACCAGGGCACTATCTTCCTGGGCGGGCCGCCCCTGGTGAAAGCTGCCACCGGCGAGGTGGTGACCGCCGAGGAACTGGGCGGCGGCGCGTTGCATTCGCGCACCTCCGGGGTCACCGACCATCTGGCCGACGACGACCGTGACGCCCTGCGCACGGTGCGCCGGATCGTCGCCACCCTGGGTCCGCGTCCGGACCCGGTGTGGGAGGTGCGGCCCGCGCGCGAGCCCGCCGCGCCCGTCGACGAGCTCTACGACATCGTGCCCGCCGACCTGCGAACCCCCTACGACGTACGCGAGGTGATCGCCCGCATCGTCGACTCCGACTCCGACTCCGACTCCGACTCCGGTGGTGCGGCCGGATTCCACGAGTTCAAGGCCGAATACGGCACCACCCTGGTCACCGGTTTCGCGCATATCCACGGCCATCCGGTGGGCATCGTCGCCAACAACGGCGTGCTGTTCAGCGAATCCGCCATGAAGGGCGCGCATTTCATCGAACTCTGCGATAAACGCGGGATCCCGCTGCTGTTCCTGCAGAACATCACCGGTTTCATGGTCGGCCGCGATTACGAAGCCGGCGGTATCGCCAAACACGGGGCGAAGATGGTGACCGCCGTGGCGTGCGCGCGGGTGCCCAAACTGACCGTCGTGATCGGCGGCTCCTACGGCGCCGGGAACTATTCGATGTGCGGGCGGGCCTACTCTCCACGGTTTCTGTGGATGTGGCCCAACGCCCGCATCTCGGTGATGGGCGGCGAACAGGCGGCGTCGGTCTTGGCGACCGTGCGCGGCGACCAGCTCGACGGCAACGGCCGACCGTGGAGCGAAGCCGATCGAGAGGCCTTCAAAGAACCGATCCGCCGCCAGTACGAAGAGCAGGGCAATCCCTATTACTCGACGGCCCGGCTGTGGGACGACGGTGTCATCGACCCCGCCGATACCCGCACCGTGCTCGGACTGGCGCTCTCGGTGTGCGCGCAGGCGCCACTGGAACCGGTCTCCTACGGCGTCTTCCGGATGTGA
- a CDS encoding SACE_7040 family transcriptional regulator, with protein sequence MTSADSAIPTRRELLKQQRRGQLLAAGARLIAERGYLGMRLDDLGAAVGISGPAVYRHFPNKEALLVELLVGISRRLLDGGSAVAAAAAGPPEALAGLVDFHLDFALGDPELIRIQDRDLDNVPPSARREIRRTQRRYVEIWVEVLCELTPTLDEETARVQAHAAFGLLNSTPHSAGPVPGRTRAVLRAMALSALTGPSPY encoded by the coding sequence GTGACCAGTGCGGATTCTGCCATCCCGACCCGGCGCGAACTGCTCAAACAGCAGCGGCGCGGCCAGTTGCTCGCCGCCGGGGCGCGGCTCATCGCCGAACGTGGCTACCTCGGTATGCGCCTCGACGATCTGGGCGCCGCCGTCGGAATCAGCGGTCCCGCGGTGTACCGGCACTTCCCCAACAAGGAGGCGCTGCTGGTGGAACTGCTGGTCGGGATCAGCCGCCGGTTGCTCGACGGCGGCAGCGCCGTCGCCGCGGCCGCAGCTGGTCCGCCGGAGGCACTGGCCGGCCTGGTGGATTTCCATCTCGACTTCGCGCTCGGCGACCCCGAACTGATCCGCATCCAGGACCGCGATCTCGACAATGTGCCGCCGTCCGCCCGTCGCGAGATCCGGCGCACCCAACGCCGTTACGTGGAGATCTGGGTCGAGGTGCTGTGCGAACTGACTCCCACCCTCGACGAGGAGACCGCGCGAGTACAGGCACACGCGGCATTCGGGTTGCTCAACTCCACCCCGCACAGTGCCGGGCCGGTCCCCGGTCGTACCCGGGCGGTACTGCGCGCGATGGCCCTGTCCGCGCTCACCGGGCCCTCACCGTATTGA
- a CDS encoding TrmO family methyltransferase domain-containing protein, with amino-acid sequence MRRLNWLGVSRTRLLAVDGLDLHVAELDSVDGTPVLDIKPWFAEFGPRGEVHQAAWSTEMLKGYF; translated from the coding sequence ATGCGGCGCCTCAATTGGCTCGGAGTATCCCGCACTCGTCTGTTGGCGGTCGACGGGCTGGACCTCCATGTCGCCGAGTTGGATTCCGTGGACGGCACGCCGGTATTGGACATCAAACCGTGGTTCGCGGAGTTCGGCCCGCGCGGAGAGGTCCACCAGGCGGCCTGGTCCACCGAGATGCTGAAAGGCTACTTTTAA
- a CDS encoding flavoprotein has translation MSDRVLYLFICGAGPASRIVEMVTSAQSEGWSVYCIATPAAIEYFVDIQELENATGHQVRTAYRKPGDESLPRPDGVVVAPATYNTINKWAAGISDTYALNQLAELTGLGVKIVVLPFVNRALAANRVFVRSVEELRQAGIRVLFGPGEFEPHPPRTGGEILDIYPWSLALDALN, from the coding sequence ATGAGTGACCGCGTTCTGTACCTGTTCATCTGTGGCGCGGGCCCAGCGAGCCGGATAGTCGAGATGGTGACATCAGCACAGTCCGAGGGCTGGTCGGTGTACTGCATTGCCACTCCGGCGGCGATCGAGTATTTCGTGGATATTCAGGAGCTGGAGAATGCGACCGGCCATCAAGTGCGCACGGCGTATCGGAAGCCGGGCGATGAGTCATTACCGAGACCGGACGGCGTCGTCGTGGCACCAGCGACGTATAACACCATCAACAAGTGGGCGGCAGGAATCTCGGATACGTACGCGCTCAACCAGCTTGCGGAGCTGACCGGACTCGGGGTCAAGATCGTGGTCTTGCCGTTTGTCAATCGAGCACTCGCGGCCAACCGGGTATTCGTGCGCAGTGTGGAAGAACTGCGGCAAGCCGGAATACGCGTACTATTCGGACCCGGAGAATTCGAGCCCCACCCACCACGTACGGGTGGAGAAATACTCGATATCTATCCTTGGAGCCTGGCCCTCGATGCGCTCAACTGA